The proteins below come from a single Silene latifolia isolate original U9 population unplaced genomic scaffold, ASM4854445v1 scaffold_73, whole genome shotgun sequence genomic window:
- the LOC141640135 gene encoding uncharacterized protein LOC141640135: protein MVVSCVRHEQTMVVAFELHDPAVDVLEDGDGIDYSDKFTYRLPFTSFEEAFNYCLKMAQQNHFNIVKSSYHPGDDRTLSYNYIRCDRGGTRNVKMTSANSGSKKNTTTKRCRCPFLIKVTKGSEGNWTILPVRGHHNHKLEKYLDGHRRMTAFSDEQKKFLKEQRDSQVKPAKVRLGFGIKYPNQPMPVMKQIYNHNARLSKEERGGRNRAQHMLYLASYHMYIQHIIRDDETGNRLTHIFMAHPDALKMLHAWPYVVLIDSTYKTNQYGAILVEIIGVTPVGKNFLIAYALVRKEKTENYMWVLERLQAMMNDNVVPNVIVTDHERGLIAAIPKVFPNSHHLLCTFHIYNAVETKATNLYNGDFGQMLTYGRWRKVIEANDEESCFREWEELKTKFSNRPSLISYLEDTWMTDHVTKFAKCYSNKKGKVHVDDLHMFWSTLVYTESTHRRSTDDDVLEDLFEQIRRAHPSMRRGIIDSAFRQLHPEDEDVLEPEVVENRRGRPRNSTTRNLSGVEHARRRRPRSSSTFQSSSNTASNFEAVGGAPLELGFTVVNLNAFRYARFIPVPVEEHFGGFYDPRGDGHCGFRVISHALRGDENHWKQMRYALSNEIKDRIYLNIYGDRYNFDKRRINWVSDSGCGDDHWMIGYDLFGFATMYNWTICLLSSQINNGVRNWYGSSTYLPLRVAPGVAQPYGILWVLHTGRHFMRIRVNGDAPMPQINPLWRGCSDGSVHDWDQMYARQTTSYERYFQGE, encoded by the exons ATGGTAGTATCATGTGTTCGCCATGAGCAGACCATGGTGGTGGCGTTTGAGTTACACGATCCGGCCGTG GATGTATTGGAAGACGGAGACGGCATTGATTATTCAGACAAGTTTACATATCGACTTCCGTTTACATCATTTGAGGAGGCTTTTAATTACTGTCTTAAGATGGCGCAACAAAATCATTTTAATATTGTTAAGTCAAGCTATCATCCAGGTGATGATCGTACCCTCTCATATAATTATATTCGGTGTGACAGAGGCGGTACACGTAATGTGAAAATGACAAGTGCAAACAGCGGTTCGAAAAAAAACACTACCACGAAACGTTGTCGTTGTCCTTTTCTCATTAAGGTAACAAAGGGAAGTGAGGGTAATTGGACAATACTTCCAGTTCGGGGACATCACAATCACAAACTTGAGAAGTATCTTGATGGTCATAGACGTATGACAGCTTTTTCGGACGAACAGAAGAAATTCCTTAAAGAGCAACGAGATTCACAAGTGAAACCCGCGAAGGTTAGACTCGGATTTGGGATCAAGTATCCTAATCAACCTATGCCGGTCATGAAACAAATTTATAACCACAATGCTAGACTGAGCAAGGAGGAAAGAGGAGGGAGAAATCGTGCACAACATATGTTGTATTTAGCCTCATATCACATGTACATACAACATATCATAAGAGATGATGAAACAGGTAATCGTCTTACACACATTTTTATGGCTCATCCCGATGCTTTAAAAATGTTACATGCTTGGCCATATGTTGTTCTTATTGATTCAACTTACAAGACTAATCAATATGGGGCAATATTAGTTGAAATCATTGGTGTCACACCTGTGGGGAAAAATTTTCTCATTGCATATGCCTTAGTTCGAAAAGAGAAGACTGAGAATTATATGTGGGTTTTAGAGAGGTTACAGGCAATGATGAATGATAATGTCGTCCCTAATGTTATTGTGACTGATCATGAGAGGGGTTTAATTGCTGCTATCCCGAAGGTTTTTCCAAACTCCCATCATTTGTTGTGTACTTTTCACATTTATAATGCTGTGGAGACAAAAGCTACTAACCTTTATAATGGAGATTTTGGGCAAATGTTAACTTATGGAAGGTGGCGCAAGGTTATCGAAGCAAATGACGAGGAGAGTTGTTTTAGAGAATGGGAAGAATTGAAAACCAAGTTTTCGAATAGGCCTTCTTTGATTAGTTATTTGGAGGATACATGGATGACTGATCATGTCACAAAGTTTGCTAAGTGTTACAGTAACAAG AAGGGAAAGGTTCACGTAGATGATCTGCACATGTTTTGGAGTACACTAGTTTATACTGAATCGACCCATAGGCGAAGTACTGATGATGATGTGCTCGAGGACTTGTTTGAACAAATTCGTCGTGCCCACCCGTCGATGAGAAGAGGTATAATAGATAGTGCTTTTAGACAATTACATCCTGAAGATGAAGATGTTTTAGAGCCTGAGGTGGTGGAAAATCGTCGGGGCCGACCACGAAATTCTACTACCCGAAACTTATCGGGGGTAGAGCATGCACGACGGAGGCGTCCTCGTTCCTCATCGACTTTCCAATCATCGTCCAACACTGCAAGTAACTTTGAAGCTG TCGGTGGGGCGCCTTTAGAGCTAGGTTTTACCGTGGTAAACCTAAATGCGTTTCGGTATGCCCGATTTATTCCTGTTCCAGTGGAAGAGCATTTTGGGGGCTTCTACGACCCGAGAGGTGACGGTCATTGTGGATTTCGAGTCATCTCACATGCTTTACGTGGTGACGAAAATCATTGGAAGCAAATGAGGTATGCCTTGTCTAACGAAATCAAAGATCGCATATACTTGAATATTTATGGAGACAGGTACAATTTTGACAAAAGACGCATTAATTGGGTGTCTGATAGCGGCTGTGGTGATGACCATTGGATGATTGGCTATGATTTGTTTGGATTTGCTACAATGTATAATTGGACGATATGTCTCCTTAGCTCTCAGATTAATAACGGAGTGCGTAATTGGTATGGATCTTCCACATACCTACCTTTACGAGTAGCTCCTGGTGTTGCACAACCTTATGGAATTTTGTGGGTGTTGCATACCGGTCGACATTTTATGCGTATACGGGTTAATGGTGATGCTCCTATGCCTCAAATCAATCCATTATGGCGAGGATGTAGCGATGGAAGTGTTCATGATTGGGATCAGATGTATGCGAGACAAACTACGTCATATGAGAGATATTTTCAGGGTGAGTAA